One Desulfobacteraceae bacterium genomic window, TTCTGTCCGGGCAGGGTGATCATCCGGACGGGGTGGCAGCCCTTGGTGACGATGATCCTGTCGTTGCCGTCGATGTCGAGGCCGGCCTGGCCGTCAAAGGTCAGCATGATATCCGCCGAGTCGGCGTCCAACTGAAGCATGATGCAGACCTCTTCCGGGACGATCACCGGCCGGTTGGTGAGGGTGAAGGGGCAGATCGGCGTAATCAGGATGCCGGGAACCGCCGGGTGGACCACCGGGCCGCCCGCCGCCAGGGAATAGGCGGTGGAGCCGGTGGGGGTCGAGATGATCAGACCGTCAGCGCGGAAGGTGGTGAGGTAATGATCGTCGATGGAGGTCCGGATGTTGGCCAGGCGCGCCAGTGCGCCCTTGTTGATCACGATGTCGTTTAGGACCGTTTCGCGAATCACCTCCTTGCCCTGGCGCAGCACGCGCACCAGCAGGCGCATGCGCGACTGGGTTGAAAAGGGCTCCGCGAGAATCCGATCGGCCGCGTTGAACAGGTCGTCCTCGGTTATCTCGGCCAGAAAACCGACTTCTCCCAGTTTTACCCCCAGAATCGGGATGGGCTGATCCCCGATCCACCGCACGGCGCTTAAGAAAGTGCCGTCGCCGCCCAGCACGAAAACGCAGAAAAGATCCGCCGGCGCCGGGGGGGCGGCGCCTTCGGAAATCCGCCGGTTGATCGGCAGGGTGCTCTCCTTGCGGACCACCGTACACCCCCGAAATTTGAGCCACTCCTCGAAGGCATCCGCCTTCCTGCCGGCCTCCGGGTCATTTTTGACCACCAAACCGATCCGCTTCGCCAACCGTACCGCCTTCCTGTTGCGGGCTGCCAATTCAGGGTTGAAAATCGCCGTGCCTGCCCGTCGGCAACAGCTCAGAAGTCTATGCGCTGATGAACGCCGGCAACAAGATTTCAATTATAAGGATAATTTCAAAACGGCAAGGGGTTTTTGGAAAGATCCCAAAATTCTTTTGACTTGACGAGGTTACGCTGAATCTCTATAAAAAACTCATTTTACGTGAGCGGAATTTTCTTGAAGCGATAAAAGGTCAAAAATCCGAAAGTTTTGTAAAAGGGTCAAGTTGCGGCGCGTAAATCTCGCGGATTAAAGGACTACTTATCTGCGCCTTAGGGGACCCAGAGATACTGCGCAAGGCGGAAATTGCCCTTTTTATCGTTATTGCCATCAATGTTTGGTTCTTAAACCGTCAATCAGGAGGGAGGAGATTATGTTAAAACGTCATTCTCGTGTTTTGGCAATATCAATTGCAGGCATGCTGGCCATTACCCTTGTTGTCGCATGTTCGCAAAAGGAAGAAACTGTGGTCGTTCAAAAAGAAGAAGTCAAGCCGGTTAAAATTGCCGTAGTGGGACCCCACAGCGGTGACTTGGCTTCTTATGGAATTCCCACCGTGCGTGCGGCCGAGTTAGTAATGGAACGGCGCAATGCCCTATGCGGTGTCAACGGCCGATCCATTGAGTTGGTAGTGGAAGATGATGTCTGCAAGCCTGAAATAGCCACCAGTTCGGCTACCAAGGTCGCCGGCGAAGGCGTCCATGCCGTATTGGGCCACATCTGTTCGGGCGCCACCAAGGCTGCCTTGGGAATCTACAAAGACACAAACCTCGTGGCCATGTCGCCGTCAGCCACCAACCCGGCCCTTACCCAGAGCGGCGACTATCCCAATTTCTTCCGCACAATTGCCTCGGATGATGCCCAGGCAAAGCTGGAAGTGGAATTTGCCTTAGGCGTTTTGAAAGTCTCAAAGATTGCCGTGCTGCACGACAAGGGCGATTACGGCAAAGGATTGGCCGAATTTGCCAAAGGCTTCATCGAAGCCGATTCGCGCGGTGAAGTGGTCTTATACGAAGGCGTTACTCCCGGAGCTGTGGATTACTCCGCGGTGGTCAATAAGATCGACCAGTCCGGTGCTGAAGCTGTCATATTTGGCGGCTATCATCCAGAAGCCTCTAAAATTGTCTCTCAAATGCGCAAAAAAGGCATGACCACCATTTTTATTTCCGATGATGGTGTTAAGGACGATACCTTTATCAAAGTGGCCGGCGAATATGCCGAAGGCGTTTATGCCACCGGTCCTATGGACACCACCAATAACCCCCTTGCCATCGAAGCCGTCGAAGCCCACAAGAAAAAGTATGGCGAGGATCCGGGCGCCTTCTTTCTGAATGCTTATGCGGCTGCTCAAGCCCTGATCAACGCGGTGGAAAAATCCTGCTCCACCGATTATAACGACATCGTCAACGTGCTGCGCAACGAGTGGGTAGCCACACCGCTGGGAATTATCAAGTTTGATGAGCGTGGGGACGCCATTGGTGTGGGTTTTGCCATGTATCAGGTCAAAAATGGTGCCTATGAAGAAGTAATATAAGCCAATGCGGCGAATTAATTGGGGA contains:
- a CDS encoding NAD(+)/NADH kinase, producing MAKRIGLVVKNDPEAGRKADAFEEWLKFRGCTVVRKESTLPINRRISEGAAPPAPADLFCVFVLGGDGTFLSAVRWIGDQPIPILGVKLGEVGFLAEITEDDLFNAADRILAEPFSTQSRMRLLVRVLRQGKEVIRETVLNDIVINKGALARLANIRTSIDDHYLTTFRADGLIISTPTGSTAYSLAAGGPVVHPAVPGILITPICPFTLTNRPVIVPEEVCIMLQLDADSADIMLTFDGQAGLDIDGNDRIIVTKGCHPVRMITLPGQNYFDILKAKLRWSGGRV
- a CDS encoding branched-chain amino acid ABC transporter substrate-binding protein, with the translated sequence MLKRHSRVLAISIAGMLAITLVVACSQKEETVVVQKEEVKPVKIAVVGPHSGDLASYGIPTVRAAELVMERRNALCGVNGRSIELVVEDDVCKPEIATSSATKVAGEGVHAVLGHICSGATKAALGIYKDTNLVAMSPSATNPALTQSGDYPNFFRTIASDDAQAKLEVEFALGVLKVSKIAVLHDKGDYGKGLAEFAKGFIEADSRGEVVLYEGVTPGAVDYSAVVNKIDQSGAEAVIFGGYHPEASKIVSQMRKKGMTTIFISDDGVKDDTFIKVAGEYAEGVYATGPMDTTNNPLAIEAVEAHKKKYGEDPGAFFLNAYAAAQALINAVEKSCSTDYNDIVNVLRNEWVATPLGIIKFDERGDAIGVGFAMYQVKNGAYEEVI